The Cumulibacter manganitolerans genome contains the following window.
TACGGCGACGGTCCGGTGATCGATGGCGTGAAGACGGTGCTGTTCGTGGCGTGGTTGGCGTGGTCGCGGTTCCGGGTGGTGCTTGCGCTGCGGGACAAGACGATGCCGAGCGTGTTCGCGGCGTTGGATCAGACGTTCCGGCGGCTGGGCGGGGTGCCGACCTACGTGCTGACCGACAACGAGAAGACCGTCACGAGTGAACATATTGCTGGGATCGCGGTCCGCAACCGGCAGCTTCTCGGGTTCGCCGAGTACTACTCGGTGGTGGTGCACACGTGTGTGCCCGCGGACCCTGCGTCCAAGGGCGGCACCGAGTCGTCGGTGAAGATCAGCAAGGCCGACCTCGTGCCCAAGGACACCAATCTGCTCGAGCAGTACGCCAGCTTCGGCGAGCTCGAGGCGGCGTGTGAGGCGTTCTGTCAGAAGGTCAACACTCGCGTGCACCGGGTCACGAAACGGCCACCGATCGAGATGCTCGCCGAGGAGCGGGCCCGGCTGCACCCGGTCCCGACGAGCCCGCACACGGTCGCGTTCGGGACCACGCGGGTGGTGCCTGCCAACACGCCGATGGTGATGTTCGAGTCCGGGCAGTACTCGGTGCCGCACACGCTGCTCGGCGCCACGGTATGGGTCCGCGCTCACGGCGTGGGCGCCGCCGAGCAGGTCGTCATCGTGCACGTCGGGTCCGGCGGGCCGGTCGAGGTCGCCCGCCACGACCGGGCCACCCCGGGTTCCCCACGCATCCGCGACGAGCACTTCGGTCTGCAGCCCGCGGGAGCGTTGGAGCGCAGGCCGCGAGCGAAGAATGCTGCGGACGCGGAGTTCCTCGCCTTGGGTGAGGGCGCCGCGTTGTGGCTGATCG
Protein-coding sequences here:
- the istA gene encoding IS21 family transposase is translated as MKSAEEIMQILDAYDLTGSFRDAAELAGCSHHTVKRYVHAREAGGRVAAPPARPQLIDEFLPKLEEWVERSHGKVRADVAHEKLLALGYTGSERTTRRAVAKCKSAYRTGRVRVHRPWVAEPGMWLQYDYGDGPVIDGVKTVLFVAWLAWSRFRVVLALRDKTMPSVFAALDQTFRRLGGVPTYVLTDNEKTVTSEHIAGIAVRNRQLLGFAEYYSVVVHTCVPADPASKGGTESSVKISKADLVPKDTNLLEQYASFGELEAACEAFCQKVNTRVHRVTKRPPIEMLAEERARLHPVPTSPHTVAFGTTRVVPANTPMVMFESGQYSVPHTLLGATVWVRAHGVGAAEQVVIVHVGSGGPVEVARHDRATPGSPRIRDEHFGLQPAGALERRPRAKNAADAEFLALGEGAALWLIEAAAAGTTKMRVKMAEALALAKLFDAGEVDWALGHAAVHGRFAEADLASILDHHAAGPRSGQHRASENSSLTQGTSGWARLGQQPAADTDEVSR